The sequence below is a genomic window from Thermoflexus sp..
AGACGGGCGTTCTCAATCGCAGCCGCCGCTTGCGTGGCCACGATGGTCAGCAGACGCTCATGCTCCGGCTGGAAGGCGTTAGGGATCTCATGGTCCACCGAGAGAGCGCCGATCACCCGATCGCCAACCATCAGGGGGACACACAGCAACGAGCGGACCGAGGGATCGAACACCACGAAACGGGGATCCTCCCGGGTGTCCGGGACATAGATCGGGCGCTTCTGCTGGACGACCTGGCCGGCGATCCCCTCGCCGATCCGCAGGCGGGCCTCCTGCCGCCAGCGATCCTTGACCCCGGCAGCGGCCCGGATCTCCAGCAGCTCCGTGCGAGGATTGAACAGCATGATATTCGCCGCCCGACAATGAAGGACCTCCCGCAGGGTCATCACCACCGAATCCAGCAGGATCCCCAGATCCAGCGTGGTGCTCATGCGGCGGGCGAACTCATACAGCGTGGTGACCTCTCGCAGACGCTGGGCCGTCTCGCGGTAAAGGCGGGCGTTTTCCAGGATCACCGCCAGATGGCCCGCCAGGGTGGTCATCAGGCGCAGATCCTCCTCCGTGAACGCGTTCAGGCGCGGGCTCTCAGCGTTGAGCACACCGATGACCCGGTTCTCGATCTTCATCGGGACGGCCAGCTCAGAGCGGGTGCCAGGTTCCGCCTCCACATAATCCGGATCCTGCGTGACATCCGGGACCAGAGCGGGGATCCCTGTCCGGGCCACCCGGCCGGTGATCCCCTGATGGATCGTGAGAGGAGCGGAGATCGCCTGCTCGGAGAACCCGTAATGCCCGAAGCTGCGGAGGCAGCCCGTTTCCTCCTCCAGCAACAGGCATTCCACCGCTTCAAAGCCCAGCGTTCGCTGGATGGCGAGGAGAGCCTGATGGACCACGCGCTCCGGATCCAGCGTGGCCGTCGCCGCCGTGATCACCTCGTAGAGGACGCTCAGCTCATTCAGGCGACGACGAACCTGATGGAAGAGCCGTGCGTTCTCCAGGGCGATCGCCAGCTGCCCGGCAAGGGCGCTGAGCAGACGGACGTGATCATCCCGAAAAGCCCCCGGTTCGGAGCTCTGGACATCCAGGACGCCGATCAGGCGATCCCCCAGCAAAAGGGGAACGGCCAGCTCCGCCCGGGTCTGGGGGATCCGCGGCAGGTATCCCTCATCCTCCTGGACATCCGACACCCGCACCGGGGATCGGGTCGCCGCAGCGCGTCCCACCACGCCCTCCCCCAACCGCAGGCGATGGACACGCCGGGCTTCTTCCTCTCGCTCACCTGTTCGATACCGCACCAGCCAATTCGGGTCAGCAGGATCCGTCAGGAAGAGAGCGACAAACTCAAAGGCCGGCTCCTCCTGAAGCAACCGGAGAATCTGACGGACCAGCGCATCGAAATCCGTGAGGCGAACAGCAATTGCGGAAGCCCGATGGAGGATTTCCAGCTCCCGCAGGCGGCTCATGGCCTCCTCATACAGGCGGGCGTTGGCAATCGCCACCGCCATCTGATCGACGATGGTGTTGAGCCAGCGGAGCTCATCCGCGCCGAACAGACGAGGGGATTCAAACACCACGTGCAGAGCGCCGATCACCCGGCCTGCATGCCGGAGCGGGAACGCCGCAATGGCCCCGATCCCCCAGGCCTGCGCCTCAGGGTCATGGAACAGCGGATGCGCGGATGTGTCTGGGATCACCAACGGGCGTCCTGTTCGGACCACGGTCTCCGTGACCCCTTCCGGGCGCGGACGGGGTGCTTCGAGGAGAATCTCCCCTTCCCGCGTGAGGGTCATCCCGGAACGCCAGCGCTCCCCGCTCTCGCCGAGCAAATGGATGTATACCCGATCCGCGCGGGTATACTCCATCAAGTGCCGTCCTGCTGTCTCCAGCACCTGATGGAGGTCCAGCGTGGACGTGACCTGGGCGGCCATCTCCTGAAGGGCACTGAGTTCCGCGATCCGCTTCTGCGATTCTTCATAAAGCCGGGCGTTATGGAGCGCCAGGCTGATGTGATCGGCCAGCGAGCGAAAGATCGGCTCATCCTCACGCAAGAAAGCATGAGGGTGGACAGAGAAAAACGCGAGGACGCCGATGATCGAGCCCTCTATGCGAAGAGGAACTGCGATCATCGAGCGGATCGGATCGGTTCCTTCAGGTAGGAGAGAGAGATCCTCCTTATCCCTCAGGGCATCCGTTATCCACACCGTCGCATCCTGAACAAGGGCCCGGGCGAGAGGTCCTGTCATCGGCCGGACGCTGCCCTTCCTGAGGTATTCGGATAGCCAGCCCGCCGAGGCCGCAACCTCCAGCTGGTCCGGGTCCGGCCCCATTATGAAAACCGCCGCCCCCTCGCCGATCATCTCCTCAACGGCCATTCGCACCGCGATCTCCAATACTTCCCCGGAGCGCAAGGTGGCAGTCAACGCCTGGGAGATCCGGCTCAACGCTCCCTGCAGGCGGGCATGCCGCTGCGCGGCCTCATACAGCATGGTGTTGGCCAGAGCCACCCCGATCTGATCCGCCAGCGCCCGGGCCAGCTGGATTTCCTCCTCGGTGAAATGGCGAAGCCGGGTATCACTGAGCTCGATCAGGCCGATCGCGCGACCTCGCACCCAGAGCGGAAGCATCAGACATGTCTGATAGCCGAAGCTCTGCATCCACGCCTTCTCGTGGGGATCGGCCTCCGGATCATCCATCCGGACGATCAGGAAATCCCCCTCCTGCAACAGGCGTGCGGTCGCTGGATATTCCGACAGAGGATAAGGACGGCCGATCTCCGGCAAATGGGGATCTTCCGCCAGCCGCTCCGGGGGAGTGTAATCCGCGTAAACCACCAGGGCATCGCCCGAAGGGTTCAGAAGCGAGATGGTGCAGTTGGTGACCTGGAGCACACCGGACAGATGACGGGATGTCTGCCAGAGGACCTCCTCCGTGCTGAGCGTGGAAGCCGCCAGGGCCGCTCCTACGACCAGCGCGCTCAGATCCCGGATCCGGCGCTGGGTGTCCCAATGGAGGATTGCATTCTGGAAGGTAACCGCCACGTGGAAGGCCAGGAGCTGCATGGCCTCCTGTTCTTCTGCCCGAAAATCCCTTGCCGCATCGACCAGGAGCGTGAGGTAACCCAGAAACCGCTCCCCATGCCGCAGTGGCACTCCCCATACCTGGGCCTCCGAACTCCCCCCGAACCATCCCGCATCGCCATCCTTCGCCAGCAAGCGGGGTCCCGTCGGGGGCTCATCAAAAAGGGCGCTCCCCTGCTCCCGGGATAGACGCCGTCCGGGAGGGCATCGCTCGGGATCCGTTGTGGCGCGCAGAACCAGATCCCGCCCGGAGGGCTCCCAGATCCAGATCTGGGAGCCCTCCGCATCGAAGAGCTCGCAAGCCGTCCTGACCGCCTGATCCAGGATGACCTCCGGATCCATCTCGCGGGCCAGCTGCGCCATCGCCTGACTCAGCCGGGCCATGAGCCGGCTTCGGCGGCGCTCCCGCTGGCTCATTCGAGCCGTTTCCAGGATCGCCCCGAGCTGATCGGCGATCGCCAGGATGAACGCCTGCTCGGAGGGGGCCAGTTGCTCCGGGCGTGAAGAGACCAGGCCCAATAAGCCGATCGTCCGATCCTGCGCCCGAAGCGGAGCCAGGACCAGGGCCTGCATGCCCTCAGGCCATCCCGCCCCAGGCAACCGGTGGATCTGCACTCGATCGGCCTGAAGCGCTTGGTCCAGTATCTCCGGAGGCAGCTGCGCCATCAGCGTCCGCACCGCTTCCGGATCGCGCCCCCTCACATACCATCCTTTCCCTTCGCCTTCCGGCAAAAGCAGCCACCCTCCCTCCAGGCCCAGATCCTCCAATAGCCATTCCAGGGCTTCCTCAGCCAGTCGAGAGACATCGGGGATCAAACCGGACAGGCCGATCATCGCCTGGAAAGCGGAGAGCTCGTGGGCCATCCGCCGGGATCGCTCCAGCAACTGGAAGACATAGATCGTAGAGGCGAGCAGCCCGCTTAAGGCCTCCATAAGGCGCGCCTCCACCTCCGTCCTCCCCGAGATCGGCTGACTTCGTCCGAGGATCATCAGACCCAGCGGGCGGCCCGCAAAGCGCAGCGGGATCCCATCGACAGAGGCGAAGGTGGAGGCCGGCAACAGATCCTTCAGAGGATCCGGGAGATGGTCCCACAGGACCCCGTGAAAACCCTGCGTTCCCATCAAAACCTGAAAATTCCGCTGCACCGCATGAGGAACCCATCCCCCAGGCTCGTCCGTTAAACCGACGGCAATGATTGCGGGAAGGGAAGAGTAAGCCTCAACGGGCAGGAGCAGGATCCCGGTCTCCGCGCGGGCCAGTTTCAGGATGATTCGCAGGGCCTGGCGCAGCCACTCCTCTGCATCGGTGATCTGAGCCACCTCGCGACCGGCTTCCGAAACCTGAGCGACCGCCTGGTGATATCGCTCCAGCTCCGCCCGGGTGGATTGCAAGCTCCTCGCGGTCACCAGGGCGATAGCGATCTGATTGGCGATCAGAGTCAGCATATCGCGTTCCATGGAGAAAGCTGGACGGGGCCATCGGTAACCCAAGGTCAGAAGAGCGATCGGAGTTCCCTGATGGATTAACGGGAGCATCACCAGGGTGCGAACGCCGATCGCTTCCACGATCCCCCGCGTGATGGGCGCCAGCAAGGCTGTCCGGGTATCCTCGATATACCAGGCGTAGCGATGGGCCAGGAAGGCCATATAAGTGGGCTCATCCATCTCCAGATGGCTGAATCGGGCCGCGAACCCCTCATCCAGGCCGAAGCCGACCAGCAAATCCATGCGCCGACCATGAACCTGATAAGCCGCTCCCACATCGGCTTTCCATATTTCCATCAGCAAATGAAGGGCGCTGGAGATGAGCGCCTGGGGGTCATGGAGGTGATGGCCCAGCTCGGCCAGCATCCCCAGGGTCTGGGAGAGCTCCCGTTGAAGCCGCTCCTCCGCGCTCGAGGCGATCTGGCGGATCACGCCCCAGGAGGGACCCGGGGTGGCCAGCCAGCGGGCCTGACCGCGCTCCTGGGATCCGAGGACGATCTCCCAGATCGCCGGAAGGCCCTCGTTAAAGAGCCGGCGCCACGCCTCCTCCAGCGCCCCCCGTTGAGCCGGGTCGATCCAGTCCCAGAGTGAACGCTCCAGGAAATTCCCGCGCGGGATTTGCCAGAAAGCGGAGGCGGCGGCGTTCAGCCAGAGGACCCTCCCTTCCAGGTCCAGCACATACAGCGGATCCCTGAGAGCCTCCCATTGAGCCAGATGCTCAACCGGAATCAGGGGATCGAGATGAAGCCAAAGGATATGGGGGGAACGCCCCATCGTAGCGATAAAGCGACATGGGAAAGCCCGGGGGGTCAACCAGAGAGATCCGGCGAGAGGCTCCCGTTTTCGGGCCGCCTCTTCCAGAGCAGACCAGGAGGGGGCGATTCTCAGGATGCACTCGGTCGCCCGGAGAGGTCCCCGGCGTTCCTGCCACGCTTCGAGATGGGCAGCGAGCCGCTCATCCGGAAGGAAGCGACCGCTGCGCAGGTCCAGACGAGCCCTGAAGGCGCCCGAAATCCTCTTTTGCCGGCCCATCCCCATCTCCTCATCCGAAATACAGATCGCGCCCTCCAGCAGGCCCGGGAGCCCCGGGGCCTTTCCATAGCGCTCAGGACATCCGTTGTTTGGCTTCGATCCAGGTGGGGGAATCGCTTCTCCCCCCGCCGGCCCGTTCAGCTCAGAAGCCGCTTCGCCGGCGACTCATCATCGAGGCGAAAGCCTCTCCCTGCCGGATAGCCCCGCCAAAGGCCCGCCGTGGCCAGTCAGAGCGGCCCCCAGGAACCACGGGAGCGGCAGGATGACCCCTCCCTGAGGCCTTCCGGGCCTCGGAGAAGAAAAAGTACACGCTGGAACGGGTCGCCAGAGGCGCCCCCTCCTGGGCAACTCCTGTAGTCATCGGCGACGGCGTTCGGCTGTCGATGGAGGAGCGGAGGTCGTTCCCGGCAGAGGGGGTGCCCCCGGCCGGCCATGGCAATGCTTATACTTCTTGCCGCTGCCGCATGGGCACGGGTCGTTCCGCCCGATGGAGCGGGAGGCTGTGTCCGACTGGACCTGCGCTCGGGATGCGGGGGCGCCCCGGCGTTCTCGGGCCAGGGCCTGGCCGGTGGGCGCGATCAGGAAAAGCCGCCGCACCGTTTCCGCCCGGATGTTGGTCAACAGATCCTGGAACATCTCGAAAGCCCGCCGCTTGTATTCGACCAGAGGATCCCGCTGGCCGAACGCCTCCAGCCCGATCCCCTGCCGCAGGTTCTCAATCGCCGTGAGATAATCCACCCATAGTTGACCGATCAGACTGAGCAACAGGTTACGGGCCGCGGTGGAGAAGGCCCGACGCCCAAAGAACCGGATGGCTTCCTCCTGAAGCTCCGGCGGCCAGTGCCCGAAGGGGGTTTCCGCCACCATCGTCCATCGCTCCGCCCCCAGCCAGCTCATCAGGCTGAGGCGGGTCGCCTCCTCCAGATCGACGGGCCGCTGCTCCGCCATCGAAACCCATACCGAACGGCCCAGCTCCTCCTCACGGGCTTCCAGCACCCCGTGGAGATGCTCCAGGATCCGCGGGCCGCGCTCCGATGCGGGGATCTCCTCCAGCAGCTGCCCGGCCAGATAGGAGAGCGGGAACACCACCTGCGCATACGTCACCCGTTGATGGGTCCGCGTATCAAAGGCGGTCTGCCGGGTGAACTGGGCTTCCCAGAGCGCCTGCGCCAGCGCGGCCGGATCCCGCTGGCCGTTCAGGCGATCGGCCAGGATCCCTTCCACCTCCCGAAGGTGGGCTTCCAGCCGGGCCCGGGTTTCCTGGAGAATCCCCTCACGGATGATCTCGGCCAGCTCCTCCCATGGCGTCTCCAGCAGATCCATCTCCCCCAGGGTGAGCCCGACGCCCGCTCGCCGGACCGCCGCGGTGAGGGCTTGCAGGCGCAGCGCGCGATGCCCGGCTTCCCGCACCGCCTCCATCAGGCGCTCCCGGACCTCCTCCGGCGCGGCGGCCCGCAGGCCTTCCAGTCGGATCTCCAGGCCGGTCAGCTCACGCACTCGCTCCAGGAGGTTGTGCAGATTCAACCCCTGGCGGCCTTCCGAGCCTTCCTGAAGCCAGTCCTCAAACGCCCGCTCCGCCGCATCCACCCAATCCGAGAGGGTATCCCGGCTGCGCTCCGCCACCGCCTGGACGGCCCGGGCGGCTGCTTCCGCCCAGTGAGCGGCCGCTGCCCGCGCCGCCTCATGAAGCAATCCGGCAACCTTCTGGAGGGAAGGCTCCCCGGACGCCAGGCGATCCAGAAGCAACGCCAGGCTGAAGGAAGGAAGGAACTGGCCGTCGCTCAGCACCATCGGTGGCTGAACGCTGTCCAGCCACTCGATGACCTTCCATCCCTCGCCGGGCTTCATCTGCTGAAGCCGGCGTCCGACCTCCGCCTCCACCATCGCCCAGAGATCGTCGTGGAGATCGTCCCGCAGGAGCAACCGGAGGCGCTGGCCGTAGATCAGCTCGCGCTGGCGGTTGAGGACATCATCGTATTCCAGCAGGTGCTTGCGGATGTCGAAGTTGTAGCCCTCCACTCGCCGCTGGGCCTCCTCGATGGTTTTGTTCAACCAGGGATGCTCCAGCGGCTCATCGTCATCTCCCCATACACGCTCCATCCAGCCGCGCAGGCGATCCCCGGCGAATCGCCGGAGCAGGTCGTCCTCCAGCGAGAGATAGAAACGGGAGGAGCCCGGGTCTCCCTGACGGCCGGCGCGGCCGCGCAACTGATTATCGATCCGCCGTGCCTCATGGCGCTCCGTGCCGAGCACGTGAAGGCCCCCCAGCGCCTTCACCGTGCGCTCGCCCTCGATATGCTCCAGGAAGCGCTGCACCGCCTCCCGATACAGCCCATATTGAGAGGGATCCAGCTGGCGCAGCGCCGCAGCCCGCTCCTCAAATGTCATCTCATAAGGGTTGAACCCGGCCCGACGCAGGACCCGGTTGACATCCCCCAGCACCTCCTCCGGCAGCTCGCCGCCCAGTTTGATGTCCACACCACGCCCCGCCATATTGGTGGCGATGGTCACCGCTCCGACCCGGCCAGCCTGGGCAATGATGCGCGCCTCCCGGTCGTGATGACGCGCGTTCAGCACCTCATGGGGAACCCCATGCTCCAGGACCCGTCGGAGCCGATCCGGCTGGTCCACCCGCCACAACGCCGCGAGACGCTCCAGATTGGCCGGGGACAGCGGATCTGGATCCAGCCCCAGGGCCCGGGCCCAGGACCGGAGCTTCCCCCCAGGCAGTTTCTCCGGCGGCTGGCCGAGAAGTCCCCGCTCCTCCTCGGAGAGCGGGATATCTTTCCCATCGGCTTCGCGACGCCGCAACGCATCCTTCACCAGGTCCACCAGCGCCAGCCAGCGCAGGCCCTCGGCCTGCAGACGCTTGCTCAGGTAATCCGAGGCCTCCACCGAAGTGGTCCCCACCAGCACTGGCCGGCCCATCGTGTGCATCTGGACGATCTCCCGGAGGATCGCCCGGTGCTTGGCCTCCTTTGTCCGATAGATCACATCGGGGTGATCCACGCGGATCATCGGACGGTGGGTGGGGATGACCACCACATCCAGCCCGTAGATCTTCTGGAACTCCTCCGCCTCCGTCGCCGCGGTGCCGGTCATCCCGGCCAGCTTCTCATACATGCGGAAGTAGTTCTGGATGGTGATGGTGGCATAGGTGACGTTCTCCGGGCGGATGGGCACGCCTTCCTTCGCTTCAATCGCCTGGTGCAGGCCATCGGACCAGCGGCGGTCCGGCATGAGGCGGCCGGTGAACTCGTCGATGATCACCACCTGACGCCCCTGCACGATGTAATCGCGGTTGCGATGATAGAGGAACTGGGCCTTGAGGGCCTGCTCCAGGTGGTGGATCATCTTCATCTGTTCGGGGGTCAGCTCCTCGGGGCGTTCCGGATCGAAGAGGGGTTTGCCGATGAGCTGCTCGACCCGGTCATAGCCGGAATCGGTGAGATGGACGGTCCGGTGCTTCTCATCGATCTCGTAATCGCCAGGCCGCAGCTGCCTCACGATCTGAGCCCACCGGATGTATTCCTCGGTCGCCTCCTCCGCTGGGCCGCTGATGATCAGCGGCGTCCGCGCCTCATCGATCAGGATGTTGTCCACCTCGTCCACGATGGCGTAACGGTGTGGACGCTCCAGCCGCTGGACTCGCGCCTCCAGGGTGAAGGCCATGTTATCCCGAAGGTAATCGAAGCCGAACTCATTGTTCGTCCCATAGGTGATATCCGCCAGGTAGGCCTCCTTGCGCGAGACGGGACGCAGCTGGGCGAAATCCTCCTTTCCCCCATCGTAATCGGGGTCATAAATGTAAGCATTGCCCTCCCCGGCCTGCAACAGCCCCACCCGAAGGCCCAGCATATGGTAGATCGGACCCATCCAGCGGGCATCTCGCCGGGCCAGGTAATCGTTTACCGTCACCAGATGAGCGCCCAGCCCCAGCAGGGCGTTGAGGTAGAGGGGAAGGGTGGCGACCAGGGTCTTCCCTTCGCCGGTCTTCATTTCAGCGACTTTGCCGAAGTGGAGCGCGATGCCCCCCAGCAGCTGCACGTCGTAATGCCGCAACCCCAGGGTCCGCTTTGAAGCCTCCCGCACGGCAGCGAAAGCCTGAGGGAGGAGCTCTTCCAGGATCGCCTCCTCCGCCTGGCGCAACTCGGACAGGCGCTGCTTCACTTCGTATTCCAGCTGAGTGCGTCGATCTGGATCCCGCTCCACCAGCCAGGCCAGATAGGCCCGGCGATACGCCTCCCGATGGCTGGCGATCGCCTCCGCAATCCGCGTCCGGAACCGGTCGGTCATCCCCCGCAATTCGGCATCCGTCAACGCCTCGAACTCCGGCTCCAGGCGGTTAATGGCCTCCACCAGCGGAGCCCACCGGCGCAACCAGCGATCAGAGGGATCTCCCAGGATCTTCCCCAGGATCTGTTTCAGCATCGCTCGCCTCTCCGACCATATGGAGTCTTGCGTTTATACAGGAATGGATCCCGCCCTCGGTGAAGGTTGAGGGATGAGGCGGGACAGCCCCGGCGGCCGGCCCAGCCTCGAAAGCGGCTGAGGAAGGCCAGCGGCGCCGTCCCCATCCATGCGCGCAGGATCAAGCACCATCCTAATGCCGTGAAAAGGACCCCGGGACAGGACGGCCCGCTTTCTCTGTTTAAGTTTAATCCAGAACATCCAGCCTGGCGTTCTGTTGGCCTGGCCTTTCGCTTGGCCCATGGATCCCTTCGGATCCGGGCGGGCCCGGATTCCGAAAGAGCGAATGGCCGCACGCCGCGACCTGGAGAGAAGGGGATAGGAGAACGCCTTCGGCGGCCCCAACCCCTGAATCGGTGAAAATCCCTTATGGGATCCAGCCGGAGGGCACAGGTCGCTTAACCGAACCCGCCCTTTCGCTATAATGAAGGCAAATGGTTGCAAGGGGAGAACAGGGGCTTTCCCCCTCGCTCCTCCACCGCAACGGTCTGGATCCTCGAATCAGAGGAGGACAGGATGATTTTCGATCTGGTGCTGGTGCTTGGGGCGCTGATCAGCGGGCTTATCGGAGGACGCAGAGGGCTGGTCAAACAAATCCTCAGCCTGGCCTCCGTTTATCTCGCCTTGGTGCTTGCCATTGGCCTTCAAGATCTCATGGTGACCGCCTTCACCCGCGCTGTGGGTTTAATCACCGTAGAAACTTCTATATTCTTCTTTGTTACGATCTTCTTGATCGCCTACATCGGGCTGGAGCTTTTGAATTTCACTTTTTATCGGCAGACCCGCCTGGCGGCCCTGGGCTTGATGGATTACCTGCTGGGGGGACTCGGCGGGCTCCTCTGGTGGCTGGTCCTGGTCGGAGCGGTTCTCACCCTGCTCTTCTACAGTCTCACCGTTCCATGGACGTGGCAGCTGGCCCCCCTTGCGGCGGCGATCCGCTCGGATTTCAGCGCCTCCATCACGCTTCCCACCCTGGCGATGCTCTTCAAGAACTATGCCCTCATTCCTATCCGGCTGTTGATGCACCCTCTTCCCCCCATCCTGACCGGGTGGCCCTGAGCAGGATACGCGCCCCCGCCATGAATCCGGGAGGCGGACTGGCTCTTCCTCTAATGAAGAGCCGGATGGGACGCGTGCAGCGGCCTATGATCCGCAAAGTCCATAGAGGAAAGCTCATATGCTACCCTTTTTCTTGCAGAAGATCGACCACGCGATCCAGGATGGCTTCCGCGACGGCGGCCTTGCTCATCAGAGGAAGCGGCTCCACGCGTCCCCGCGCGTCGATCAGGGTGACCCGGTTCGTCTCCACGGCAAACCCGGCCCCGGGCTCGGTGACGTCATTGGCGACGATGAGATCGAGTCCTTTGGCCTGCAGCTTTGCCCACGCGTTCTCCAGCAGATCCCCGGTCTCGGCCGCGAAGCCCACCACCACCCGGGGCTTTCCCCGTTCCACCCGGCGGGCCGCCACGCCCTCCAAGATATCCACCGTGGCCACGAGCTCCAGGGTGAACGCGGCCCCCTTCTTGATCTTCAACGGCTGCGCCCGGGCTGGACGGTAATCGGCCACCGCCGCGGCCATCAGCAGGACGTCCGCTTCCCCGCATTCCCGCCAGACCGCTTCGGCCATCTCCGCCGCAGTTCCCACATCAATACGGCGGGCACCCACCGGGGTCTCCAGGGCCACCGGGCCGGCGATCAGCACCACCTCCGCGCCGCGATCCAGGGCGGCCTGGGCCAGGGCGAAGCCCTGCCTCCCCGAGGAGCGGTTCCCGATAAATCGAACCGGATCGATCGGTTCGTAGGTGGGGCCGGCGGTCACCACCACGCGGCGGCCGGCCAGGGGCCCCTTACGGCCCAGGATCCGACGGATATGCCCGATCAGCTCGGCGGGCTCGATCATGCGGCCCCAGCCCTCCAGACCGGAGGCCATCCGCCCATAGGCGGGGCCCGCCACCTCGATCCCTCGCGCCCGAAGGCGCTCCACGTTTTCCTGGGTCGCCGGGTTCGTCCACATTCCCCCATCCATAGCCGGGGCGATGAGGATCGGAGCCCGCGTGGAGAGGCACAGCGCGCTCAACAGATCATCCGCCAGCCCGTGGGCCATCCTGGCGATGAAATCCGCCGTCGCCGGCGCAATGACCACCAGATCCGCTGCCTCCCCGAGAATCACGTGAGGGATCGCCGTCTCCGGCGTGGGCGTCCACAGATCGGTCCACACCGGTCGACCCGTGAGCGCGTGAAACGTGAGCGGGGCCACGAAGCGAGTGGCGGCAGCGGTCATCACGACATCCACCTGCGCCCCCCCTTGAGTCAGCTTGCTGGCCAGGTCCGCCGCTTTATACGCTGCGATGCCGCCCGTGACCCCGAGAATCACCCGCCGCTGTTTGAAAACCGGGATCGCTTCCACACCCCTGCGCTCCCAGGGAGAATGAGCAAGCCGGATGCGTTCCGGATCATCCATTCATAACGAAGGCGCTCCGCCCCTATTCCTCCAGCAGGATCTGATCCCCCTCCACACCGACCACCACGGCCAGGGACTCAATGGGCACGCCCAGCGCTTGCAGCCG
It includes:
- a CDS encoding GAF domain-containing protein — encoded protein: MGRQKRISGAFRARLDLRSGRFLPDERLAAHLEAWQERRGPLRATECILRIAPSWSALEEAARKREPLAGSLWLTPRAFPCRFIATMGRSPHILWLHLDPLIPVEHLAQWEALRDPLYVLDLEGRVLWLNAAASAFWQIPRGNFLERSLWDWIDPAQRGALEEAWRRLFNEGLPAIWEIVLGSQERGQARWLATPGPSWGVIRQIASSAEERLQRELSQTLGMLAELGHHLHDPQALISSALHLLMEIWKADVGAAYQVHGRRMDLLVGFGLDEGFAARFSHLEMDEPTYMAFLAHRYAWYIEDTRTALLAPITRGIVEAIGVRTLVMLPLIHQGTPIALLTLGYRWPRPAFSMERDMLTLIANQIAIALVTARSLQSTRAELERYHQAVAQVSEAGREVAQITDAEEWLRQALRIILKLARAETGILLLPVEAYSSLPAIIAVGLTDEPGGWVPHAVQRNFQVLMGTQGFHGVLWDHLPDPLKDLLPASTFASVDGIPLRFAGRPLGLMILGRSQPISGRTEVEARLMEALSGLLASTIYVFQLLERSRRMAHELSAFQAMIGLSGLIPDVSRLAEEALEWLLEDLGLEGGWLLLPEGEGKGWYVRGRDPEAVRTLMAQLPPEILDQALQADRVQIHRLPGAGWPEGMQALVLAPLRAQDRTIGLLGLVSSRPEQLAPSEQAFILAIADQLGAILETARMSQRERRRSRLMARLSQAMAQLAREMDPEVILDQAVRTACELFDAEGSQIWIWEPSGRDLVLRATTDPERCPPGRRLSREQGSALFDEPPTGPRLLAKDGDAGWFGGSSEAQVWGVPLRHGERFLGYLTLLVDAARDFRAEEQEAMQLLAFHVAVTFQNAILHWDTQRRIRDLSALVVGAALAASTLSTEEVLWQTSRHLSGVLQVTNCTISLLNPSGDALVVYADYTPPERLAEDPHLPEIGRPYPLSEYPATARLLQEGDFLIVRMDDPEADPHEKAWMQSFGYQTCLMLPLWVRGRAIGLIELSDTRLRHFTEEEIQLARALADQIGVALANTMLYEAAQRHARLQGALSRISQALTATLRSGEVLEIAVRMAVEEMIGEGAAVFIMGPDPDQLEVAASAGWLSEYLRKGSVRPMTGPLARALVQDATVWITDALRDKEDLSLLPEGTDPIRSMIAVPLRIEGSIIGVLAFFSVHPHAFLREDEPIFRSLADHISLALHNARLYEESQKRIAELSALQEMAAQVTSTLDLHQVLETAGRHLMEYTRADRVYIHLLGESGERWRSGMTLTREGEILLEAPRPRPEGVTETVVRTGRPLVIPDTSAHPLFHDPEAQAWGIGAIAAFPLRHAGRVIGALHVVFESPRLFGADELRWLNTIVDQMAVAIANARLYEEAMSRLRELEILHRASAIAVRLTDFDALVRQILRLLQEEPAFEFVALFLTDPADPNWLVRYRTGEREEEARRVHRLRLGEGVVGRAAATRSPVRVSDVQEDEGYLPRIPQTRAELAVPLLLGDRLIGVLDVQSSEPGAFRDDHVRLLSALAGQLAIALENARLFHQVRRRLNELSVLYEVITAATATLDPERVVHQALLAIQRTLGFEAVECLLLEEETGCLRSFGHYGFSEQAISAPLTIHQGITGRVARTGIPALVPDVTQDPDYVEAEPGTRSELAVPMKIENRVIGVLNAESPRLNAFTEEDLRLMTTLAGHLAVILENARLYRETAQRLREVTTLYEFARRMSTTLDLGILLDSVVMTLREVLHCRAANIMLFNPRTELLEIRAAAGVKDRWRQEARLRIGEGIAGQVVQQKRPIYVPDTREDPRFVVFDPSVRSLLCVPLMVGDRVIGALSVDHEIPNAFQPEHERLLTIVATQAAAAIENARLFYELKAHAEELRRAYEELQEADRLKDEIVQNVSHELRTPLTFIKGYVDLLLDGSMGPLTDAQREAVEIIAEKTNLLSRLVGDIVTLQRIERGTLNFEAVDIAALARISVQNFQLTASQSGLEFAVEDPGGPVIVWGDRERLSQVLDNLLHNAVKFSPNGGRITVRVQDVDDHALVSVQDTGIGIPPDKLERIFERFYQVDGSTRRRFGGMGLGLAIVKRIVEAHGGRVWAESELGKGSTFYFTIPKPPTAPSDELLEFLFGES